One genomic segment of Paraburkholderia aromaticivorans includes these proteins:
- a CDS encoding YceI family protein, with the protein MKKQLLLAAGALAAALSFNAMAADTYQLDPTHTYPSFETDHFGGVSIWRGKFKKSSGTVVLDRAAKTGTVDVTIDMSSVDIGNDKLDAELVTDKFFDATKYPTATYKGTQIRFDGDKPVEVIGTLTMHGVTKPVNLKIESFKCFVNPMLKREVCGTESTATFNRDDFGVDFGKAYGFKMQTTLHIQAEGIKQ; encoded by the coding sequence TTGAAGAAACAACTTTTGCTCGCCGCGGGCGCGCTGGCCGCCGCATTGTCCTTTAACGCCATGGCAGCGGACACATACCAGCTCGACCCGACGCACACCTACCCGAGCTTCGAGACCGATCACTTCGGCGGCGTGTCGATCTGGCGCGGCAAGTTCAAGAAGAGCAGCGGCACCGTGGTGCTGGATCGCGCGGCGAAGACCGGCACGGTCGACGTAACGATCGACATGAGCTCGGTGGATATCGGCAACGACAAGCTCGACGCGGAACTGGTCACGGACAAGTTCTTCGACGCCACCAAGTATCCGACCGCCACCTACAAGGGCACGCAGATCCGCTTCGACGGCGACAAGCCGGTGGAAGTGATCGGCACGCTGACCATGCACGGCGTCACCAAGCCGGTCAATCTGAAGATCGAGTCGTTCAAGTGCTTTGTCAACCCGATGCTCAAGCGTGAAGTGTGCGGCACCGAATCGACCGCGACGTTCAATCGCGACGACTTCGGCGTCGACTTCGGCAAGGCCTACGGCTTCAAGATGCAGACCACGCTGCACATTCAGGCCGAAGGCATCAAGCAGTAA
- a CDS encoding YceI family protein — MKSNFYLSAHRVALSGIAAFSLLGASLAHADVDTGKSTVIATTRQMNVPVDGKFRKFSAQLNFDPARPTAGSANVSIDTGSYDLGADDYNKQAQGKEWFDSAAYPAATFVSSAIAPAGGNQYRITGKLTIKGKSQTVVVPVTIASQGAAQTFDGALPIKRSQFDVGTGEWKDTSVVADEVIIKFHLVASKK; from the coding sequence ATGAAATCAAACTTTTATCTCTCCGCTCACCGTGTCGCGCTCTCCGGCATCGCGGCCTTCTCGCTGCTCGGCGCAAGCCTCGCGCACGCCGATGTCGATACGGGCAAGAGCACGGTCATTGCCACCACCCGGCAGATGAACGTGCCCGTCGACGGCAAGTTCAGGAAGTTTTCGGCGCAGCTGAACTTCGATCCGGCCAGGCCGACCGCCGGCAGCGCCAATGTCTCGATCGACACGGGCAGCTACGACCTCGGCGCCGACGACTACAACAAGCAGGCCCAAGGCAAGGAATGGTTCGACAGCGCCGCCTACCCGGCCGCCACCTTCGTCTCCAGCGCGATCGCGCCGGCGGGCGGCAACCAATACAGAATTACCGGCAAGCTCACCATCAAGGGCAAGTCGCAAACCGTCGTGGTGCCCGTCACGATCGCGAGCCAGGGCGCCGCGCAAACCTTCGACGGCGCGTTGCCGATCAAGCGCTCGCAATTCGATGTCGGCACCGGCGAATGGAAAGACACGTCCGTGGTCGCGGACGAAGTGATCATCAAATTTCACCTTGTCGCTTCGAAGAAATAA
- a CDS encoding cytochrome b gives MTSSPAQPDRYHGAAIALHWLIAALMICGFYIGWIMTDIPGFTPTKLKYFSWHKWIGVTVFVLAVARVLWRATHRAPALDSATPVWQKAAAHLVHAVLYVLMLAIPLSGYFYSSAAGIQVVYLGIVPLPTLIGPDQALKASLRTVHVLLNYTLLALVAMHVAAALKHQFLDRDGLLARMIPFLK, from the coding sequence ATGACATCCAGCCCTGCCCAACCAGACCGCTACCACGGCGCCGCCATTGCCTTGCACTGGCTGATCGCGGCATTGATGATCTGCGGCTTCTATATCGGCTGGATCATGACCGACATTCCCGGCTTCACGCCCACCAAGCTGAAGTATTTCTCGTGGCACAAGTGGATCGGCGTGACCGTGTTCGTGCTCGCCGTGGCCCGCGTGCTGTGGCGCGCCACCCACCGCGCGCCGGCGCTCGACAGCGCCACGCCCGTGTGGCAGAAGGCCGCCGCCCATCTCGTGCACGCCGTGCTATACGTGCTGATGCTGGCGATTCCGCTGTCGGGCTACTTCTATAGTTCCGCCGCCGGCATTCAGGTGGTGTATCTCGGCATCGTGCCGCTGCCCACTCTCATCGGCCCGGATCAGGCGCTCAAGGCCAGCCTGCGCACGGTCCACGTACTGCTCAACTACACGTTGCTCGCACTCGTTGCAATGCATGTGGCGGCGGCGCTCAAGCATCAGTTTCTCGACCGTGACGGACTGCTCGCGCGGATGATCCCGTTCCTCAAGTAG
- a CDS encoding GGDEF domain-containing protein, whose amino-acid sequence MNRIENNHFTLGADFLRHDTAPAAAGVEGYMEHDAAVYRTLLESTKAIPWKIDWATMEFAYIGPQIETLLGWAPSSWKTVQDWAARMHPDDREKVVEFCVAQSKAGTDHEADYRALTSRGEYVWLRDVVHVVRDAQGEVESLVGFMFDISERKKTEEKLAALQRELEALSFRDGLTGVGNRRAFDATLKREWSAALRHAAPLSLIMVDIDFFKSYNDYYGHVQGDACLKRVASVLSGAVRPGDFVGRFGGEEFVLILPNTGADAARQVAERCRDRISAEEIAHERSPFRQTLTASFGVGTTIPAGSDDPVAFVNLVDTQLYSAKDNGRDCIAAVNRAG is encoded by the coding sequence ATGAATAGAATCGAGAACAACCACTTCACGCTCGGTGCGGATTTTCTGCGGCATGACACCGCGCCTGCCGCAGCCGGGGTGGAAGGCTACATGGAGCACGATGCGGCCGTCTACCGCACGCTGCTCGAATCGACCAAAGCCATTCCCTGGAAGATCGACTGGGCGACCATGGAGTTCGCCTATATCGGTCCGCAGATCGAAACCCTGCTCGGCTGGGCGCCGTCGAGCTGGAAAACCGTGCAGGACTGGGCGGCGCGCATGCATCCGGACGACCGCGAGAAGGTGGTCGAATTCTGTGTCGCGCAGTCGAAGGCGGGCACTGATCACGAAGCGGACTATCGCGCCTTGACGAGCCGGGGCGAATACGTCTGGCTGCGCGACGTGGTGCATGTGGTGCGTGATGCGCAGGGCGAGGTGGAATCGCTGGTCGGTTTCATGTTCGATATCAGCGAGCGCAAGAAGACCGAGGAGAAACTGGCCGCGCTGCAACGGGAACTCGAGGCGCTGTCGTTCAGGGACGGGCTGACGGGCGTCGGCAATCGCCGCGCGTTCGACGCCACGCTGAAACGGGAGTGGAGCGCGGCCTTGCGCCATGCGGCGCCGCTCTCGTTGATCATGGTCGATATCGACTTCTTCAAGTCCTACAACGACTACTACGGGCACGTGCAGGGCGACGCGTGCCTGAAGCGGGTGGCCAGCGTGCTGAGCGGCGCGGTGCGGCCAGGCGACTTCGTCGGCCGGTTCGGCGGGGAAGAGTTCGTGCTGATCCTGCCGAACACCGGCGCGGACGCTGCCCGCCAGGTCGCAGAGCGTTGCCGCGACCGGATTTCGGCCGAGGAGATCGCGCATGAGCGCTCGCCGTTCCGGCAGACGCTCACCGCCAGCTTCGGCGTCGGAACGACCATCCCGGCCGGGTCGGACGATCCGGTGGCTTTCGTCAACCTGGTGGATACGCAGTTGTACAGCGCGAAGGACAACGGGCGCGACTGCATTGCGGCAGTGAACCGGGCGGGTTGA